A stretch of the Acidilobus sp. 7A genome encodes the following:
- a CDS encoding AAA family ATPase — protein MIVGRIFSDRRVFEETYVPRTLPVRDQEAETLLSRYTSRFSEGPGATDVTVIYGSIGRVGIGKTTLAKYVAYSLQEHLRGRGVILRPVYINVYGAPSIHQMLSSVVSELGVNIPVRGTAAIEMLKAITDYLYIKDSYALVVLDEFQSLLMSNRLSNEDLYMLLRVYEEIPPKDNVNRLNFLLVSQDFRVLSYMRERIPQVESQIGFKVYLKPYSAEELRAILEQRAALGLVDSAWSDDVIGMIADYYGYSERGGGGDGSARRAILTLRMAAEMAEAEGASRITEEHVRRAISADAISNIPLEVMRSLNLHELLILMAVSTLIATRGGWLSTGEVKGEYESLARAYGEEPRRHTQFYEYLKELSNAGLLEARVSNLPQRGRTTMVRLPPEIPADRLREVVESIIMDRAGGPKVPQ, from the coding sequence ATGATAGTGGGCAGGATATTCAGCGACAGGAGGGTCTTCGAGGAGACCTACGTGCCGAGGACGCTGCCAGTTAGGGACCAGGAGGCCGAGACCCTCCTGAGCAGGTACACGTCGCGCTTCAGCGAGGGCCCAGGGGCCACTGATGTAACCGTGATATATGGTTCAATAGGAAGGGTTGGCATAGGGAAGACAACGCTAGCTAAGTATGTAGCGTACTCGCTTCAGGAGCACTTGAGGGGCAGGGGCGTCATCCTGAGGCCTGTCTACATAAACGTCTATGGGGCCCCCAGCATACACCAGATGCTCTCGAGCGTTGTCTCAGAGCTAGGCGTTAACATACCTGTCAGGGGCACCGCTGCCATAGAGATGTTAAAGGCCATAACCGACTACCTCTACATAAAGGACTCCTACGCGCTCGTGGTCCTTGACGAGTTCCAGTCCCTCCTCATGTCAAACAGGTTGAGCAACGAGGACCTCTACATGCTGCTCAGGGTCTACGAGGAGATACCGCCTAAGGACAACGTGAACAGGCTCAACTTCCTCCTGGTTTCGCAGGACTTCAGGGTTCTGAGCTACATGAGGGAGAGGATACCCCAGGTCGAGTCGCAGATAGGCTTCAAGGTCTACCTAAAGCCGTACTCCGCTGAGGAGCTGAGGGCAATTCTTGAGCAGAGGGCGGCCCTGGGCCTCGTGGACAGCGCGTGGAGCGACGACGTAATAGGCATGATAGCTGACTACTACGGCTACTCTGAGAGAGGGGGAGGAGGGGACGGGAGCGCCAGGAGGGCAATACTCACCCTCAGGATGGCGGCAGAGATGGCTGAGGCCGAGGGGGCCTCCAGGATAACGGAGGAGCACGTGAGGAGGGCCATAAGCGCTGACGCTATATCAAACATACCGCTTGAGGTCATGAGGTCCCTCAACCTCCATGAGCTTCTGATACTTATGGCGGTCTCAACACTGATAGCCACGAGGGGCGGCTGGCTCTCGACGGGTGAGGTAAAGGGAGAGTACGAGAGCCTTGCCAGGGCCTACGGCGAGGAGCCCAGGAGGCACACGCAGTTCTACGAGTACCTCAAGGAGCTCTCAAACGCCGGCCTGCTCGAGGCGAGGGTGAGCAACCTGCCGCAGAGGGGCAGGACCACGATGGTGAGGCTGCCGCCTGAGATACCCGCTGACAGGCTGAGGGAGGTCGTGGAGTCAATAATCATGGACAGGGCGGGAGGGCCTAAGGTGCCCCAGTGA
- a CDS encoding helix-turn-helix domain-containing protein translates to MRAEDILSSKGRVKVLKVLLSEGQANITRIVKESGLNHRLVERHLEELVRMGIVQERRYGRLRMFMVDLRDPKVSGLSEVLRQLESL, encoded by the coding sequence TTGAGGGCCGAGGACATCCTCTCCAGCAAGGGGAGGGTCAAGGTCCTCAAGGTCCTGCTCAGCGAGGGGCAGGCAAACATAACGAGAATAGTCAAGGAGTCTGGGCTGAACCACAGGCTCGTTGAGAGGCACCTGGAGGAGCTCGTCAGAATGGGCATAGTGCAGGAGAGAAGGTATGGCAGGCTGAGGATGTTCATGGTTGATCTCAGGGACCCCAAGGTAAGTGGACTGAGCGAGGTGCTCAGGCAGCTGGAAAGCCTCTGA
- the moaC gene encoding cyclic pyranopterin monophosphate synthase MoaC — translation MVDVTQKPVIYREAAASGEIVLRPETVRRIREGRVEKGNVEAVASVAAIMAAKDSSKIIPLAHPIPITGVDVSFDYTESSVRVRVTVRTKAETGVEMDALAGVMAGLLAIWDMVKAYEKDEHGQYPVTSIRNVVVESKLKGQPGGSNSYSP, via the coding sequence ATGGTTGACGTTACTCAGAAGCCGGTGATCTACAGGGAGGCCGCGGCCTCAGGGGAGATAGTTCTGAGGCCCGAGACCGTGAGGAGGATAAGGGAGGGCAGGGTTGAGAAGGGCAACGTCGAGGCGGTGGCGTCAGTCGCCGCAATAATGGCAGCCAAGGACTCCTCCAAGATCATACCTCTGGCGCACCCAATACCTATAACGGGCGTCGACGTCAGCTTTGACTACACCGAGAGCTCCGTCAGGGTTAGGGTAACCGTTAGGACTAAGGCTGAGACGGGCGTTGAGATGGACGCCCTCGCGGGCGTCATGGCCGGCCTCCTTGCCATCTGGGACATGGTGAAGGCCTATGAGAAGGACGAGCACGGCCAGTACCCGGTGACCTCAATAAGGAACGTCGTGGTGGAGTCAAAGCTGAAAGGTCAGCCTGGGGGCAGCAACTCCTATAGCCCGTGA
- a CDS encoding DHH family phosphoesterase: MSLNRNSLAALLAGGEPLVIHHWDADGVTSAVTIAQFVGRGVSFLVPPFTYRPKADFMNVVAGLSADKDLVLVVDYNVQPEVYASIVAAAAGKPVVVIDHHVSAYPRVANFYYYNPAAEGDPMGLWPSAAHVIADALGFYDPMLIAVSIYGDLWEEALNNRVYRAYMNELGLDVERDSGLIRECAMQLWASEAARLTDVIGGLAYSLAYGGVDPCQAILSDPRMTNAREAVEADMRRAINDAERGEALGGRVMIYGIKASYRVTGMIARQLARQNPGKAVVVYSLEGGVGKVYVRGLRDSRPLIERLRSKGLSAGGKSQLGNNVVSLEVPQESLDVTVKEVIRSMEELAGSILLA; the protein is encoded by the coding sequence ATGAGCCTCAACAGGAACTCCTTGGCGGCCCTCCTGGCTGGAGGGGAGCCGCTCGTAATACACCACTGGGACGCCGACGGAGTAACCTCGGCAGTAACGATAGCACAGTTCGTGGGGCGGGGCGTCTCCTTCCTTGTGCCCCCCTTCACCTACAGGCCCAAGGCAGACTTCATGAACGTAGTTGCTGGGCTGTCAGCTGACAAGGACCTTGTGCTAGTGGTGGATTACAACGTTCAGCCCGAGGTCTATGCCTCGATAGTGGCGGCCGCAGCCGGTAAGCCGGTCGTAGTCATCGATCACCACGTGTCGGCCTACCCTAGGGTCGCCAACTTTTACTATTACAACCCTGCGGCCGAGGGCGACCCCATGGGCCTGTGGCCGAGCGCGGCCCACGTGATAGCGGATGCCCTGGGGTTCTACGACCCCATGCTGATAGCTGTAAGCATTTACGGCGACCTGTGGGAGGAGGCCCTGAACAACAGGGTCTACAGGGCCTACATGAACGAGCTGGGCCTTGACGTTGAGAGGGACTCAGGCCTCATAAGGGAATGCGCCATGCAGCTCTGGGCCTCGGAGGCTGCAAGGCTTACTGACGTCATAGGTGGCCTGGCCTACTCACTAGCATATGGCGGCGTCGACCCATGTCAGGCCATACTCAGCGACCCAAGGATGACAAACGCCAGGGAGGCCGTGGAGGCTGACATGAGGAGGGCTATCAACGACGCCGAGAGGGGTGAGGCGCTGGGCGGCAGGGTAATGATATATGGAATAAAAGCAAGCTACAGGGTGACAGGCATGATAGCCAGGCAGCTAGCGAGGCAAAACCCAGGTAAGGCGGTGGTGGTTTACTCGCTTGAGGGCGGCGTCGGCAAGGTCTACGTCAGGGGGCTTAGGGACTCAAGGCCTCTCATAGAGCGGCTTCGCTCAAAGGGCCTCAGCGCAGGTGGCAAGAGCCAGCTGGGCAACAATGTCGTCTCCCTCGAGGTGCCCCAGGAGTCCCTTGACGTCACCGTAAAGGAGGTCATAAGGTCCATGGAGGAGCTCGCTGGGTCCATACTCCTGGCCTAA
- a CDS encoding NAD(P)/FAD-dependent oxidoreductase, with amino-acid sequence MRAAVIGAGFSGLMFATALAQAGVNVDLFEEHRRVGFPEHCTGLISRATEEMIGGPALKSELGVIESFVISGPRLSLRLRASQPIVKLNRVRLEELMLEGAEAEGVKFIDGVKTRPLPDGTVLPLGKSYDVVILAEGFNGTARRQLGIGFNGEVTYGVNAEAEDGGSPDFEAKFDETTSDGFFSWRVTLRSVSVVGTASRRPSVLAAKLREAMKAHNVEGDIVKTYGGPIITGPPSDKVRLGRVVVVGDAASMNKPLTGGGLYPSAAASRMAQRMIAKGISVADALEASVKSVNRGLRRSYHMSKLLHSRPEAVDLLVYAATSSGLAEEVSGKVDYDIHFSLFRESARSWRAYYGALRALVRSPANSLRLLASLITDII; translated from the coding sequence TTGAGGGCGGCTGTAATAGGAGCAGGATTCTCAGGCCTGATGTTTGCCACGGCACTGGCGCAGGCTGGAGTCAACGTTGACCTATTTGAGGAGCACAGAAGGGTCGGCTTCCCTGAGCACTGCACTGGCCTCATATCAAGGGCCACAGAGGAGATGATAGGCGGCCCTGCCCTCAAGTCAGAGCTGGGGGTCATAGAGAGCTTCGTGATATCAGGTCCAAGGCTTTCCCTCAGGCTCAGGGCCTCGCAGCCCATAGTGAAGCTGAACAGGGTGAGGCTGGAGGAGCTCATGCTTGAGGGGGCAGAGGCCGAGGGCGTTAAGTTCATAGACGGCGTGAAGACCAGGCCCCTCCCGGATGGAACTGTCCTCCCCCTAGGCAAAAGCTATGACGTCGTGATCCTCGCAGAGGGCTTCAACGGAACCGCCAGGAGACAGCTTGGAATAGGCTTTAACGGAGAGGTGACTTATGGCGTCAATGCAGAGGCCGAGGACGGCGGAAGCCCTGACTTTGAGGCGAAGTTTGATGAAACTACCTCGGATGGCTTCTTTTCATGGAGGGTGACCCTGAGGTCCGTGAGCGTCGTCGGCACGGCGTCGAGACGCCCCAGCGTCCTAGCTGCAAAGCTCAGGGAGGCCATGAAGGCCCACAATGTAGAAGGTGACATCGTGAAGACGTATGGGGGCCCCATAATAACTGGCCCGCCGTCAGATAAGGTGAGGCTCGGCAGGGTAGTTGTCGTTGGGGACGCCGCCTCCATGAACAAGCCGCTCACGGGCGGCGGGCTGTACCCCTCTGCGGCAGCCTCAAGGATGGCCCAGCGGATGATAGCCAAAGGAATCAGCGTCGCTGACGCCCTTGAGGCTTCTGTGAAGAGCGTTAACAGGGGGCTGAGGAGGAGCTACCACATGTCAAAGCTCCTTCACTCACGCCCCGAGGCTGTTGACCTCCTCGTCTACGCTGCCACGTCGTCAGGGCTGGCCGAGGAGGTCTCAGGCAAGGTGGACTATGACATTCACTTCAGCCTGTTCAGAGAGTCTGCCAGGAGCTGGAGGGCCTACTACGGCGCCCTAAGGGCGCTCGTAAGAAGCCCTGCGAACTCGCTTAGGCTCCTCGCGTCACTTATAACTGACATTATTTAG
- the acnA gene encoding aconitate hydratase AcnA encodes MSAHDISVAFEKMDSYAGPLTIVNLRRLEEKGLAKVSEMPYSIRVLLENIVRNYDGFIVRDEDLETIFNWKESAGKVEMPLLPARVVMQDLTGVPAVVDLATMRDQFTKMGYDPNLVNPLIPVDLIIDHSVQVDYYGTALALKKNMEKEFERNSERYRFLKWAQKSFQNLRVVPPGKGIIHQINLEYLAKVVWVGNDRRRGLMAYPDSVLGTDSHTTMINGLGVLGWGVGGIEAEAVILGQPYYMLVPPVVGVRLVGKPKEGVTPTDIVLYITELLRKANVVGKFVEFFGPGLKYLSVPDRATIANMAPEYGATMGYFPIDGVTVNYLVQSGRDPRHAAFVEEYAKRVGLWYDESAPEPSYSQVIEVNLSNVEPAIAGPAHPEDRIPLASAKEELTSIMESYVKSQGRQRKSAKLIIDGETYDVGDGMVIIAAITSCTNTSNPTNLIMAGLLAKKAVERGLRSKPWVKTSNAPGSRVVTTYLERLGLMPYLEALGFHITGYGCTVCIGNTGPLRKEVEDFIKAEKVYTAAVLSGNRNFEGRIHPLASGAFLASPPLVVAYALAGRIDIDFNREPIGYDPNGEPVYLKDIWPSAEDVAKYVQGALDPKEFQEKYSDVFEGTEEWIKLEAPASPTFQWDPNSTYLKRPPFFEGMTESPEPLKDIRGARVLIYAPDRISTDHISPAGAISPSSKAGQYLMSLGVKPEDLNTCGSRRGNHEVMMRCTFDNPKFKNLLTPDKVGGYTIYWPTKEVMHVFDAAVKYRQAGIPVIVLGRAQYGVGSSRDWAAKGPYLLGVKAVIAKSFERIHRSNLVGMGIVPIEFTSGEGPDELGLDGSETYDIIGLSDLTPGKILTIRATKPDGRVIEFKAKARVDTPIEVEYIRHGGILHYMLRKLAEEAKEKGGKR; translated from the coding sequence TTGAGCGCGCATGATATTAGCGTAGCCTTTGAGAAGATGGACTCCTACGCAGGGCCCCTGACAATAGTCAACTTGCGGAGGCTTGAGGAGAAGGGGCTGGCTAAGGTCAGCGAGATGCCATACTCAATAAGGGTGCTGCTTGAGAACATAGTCAGAAACTATGACGGCTTCATAGTGAGGGACGAGGACCTCGAGACAATATTCAACTGGAAGGAGAGCGCCGGTAAGGTTGAGATGCCCCTTCTGCCCGCGAGGGTCGTCATGCAGGACCTCACCGGCGTCCCGGCTGTAGTGGACCTGGCGACTATGAGGGACCAGTTCACCAAGATGGGCTATGACCCAAACCTTGTCAACCCCCTAATACCTGTTGACCTGATAATAGACCACAGTGTTCAGGTAGACTACTACGGCACCGCCCTGGCGCTCAAGAAGAACATGGAGAAGGAGTTCGAGAGGAACTCCGAGAGGTACAGGTTCCTGAAGTGGGCTCAGAAGTCCTTCCAGAACCTGAGGGTCGTGCCGCCTGGCAAGGGCATAATACATCAGATAAACCTTGAGTACCTTGCAAAGGTGGTCTGGGTAGGAAACGACAGGCGCAGGGGCCTTATGGCGTATCCCGACAGCGTGCTCGGCACCGACAGCCACACGACGATGATAAACGGCCTCGGCGTGCTGGGCTGGGGCGTCGGCGGCATAGAGGCGGAGGCTGTCATACTTGGCCAGCCCTACTACATGCTAGTGCCCCCAGTCGTCGGGGTTAGACTGGTCGGCAAGCCTAAGGAGGGGGTAACGCCAACCGACATAGTGCTCTACATAACGGAGCTGCTCAGGAAGGCTAACGTCGTCGGCAAGTTCGTTGAGTTCTTTGGCCCAGGCCTCAAGTACCTGAGCGTCCCTGACAGAGCCACAATAGCAAACATGGCCCCAGAGTACGGGGCTACAATGGGCTACTTCCCGATTGACGGGGTCACTGTAAACTACCTGGTGCAGAGCGGCAGGGACCCGAGGCACGCGGCCTTTGTCGAGGAGTACGCCAAGAGGGTCGGCCTCTGGTATGACGAGAGCGCTCCTGAGCCCTCCTACAGCCAGGTCATAGAGGTCAACCTGAGCAACGTGGAGCCAGCCATAGCGGGGCCTGCCCACCCAGAGGACAGGATACCACTCGCATCAGCCAAGGAGGAGCTCACGTCGATCATGGAGTCCTATGTCAAGTCCCAGGGAAGGCAGAGGAAGTCAGCAAAGCTCATCATAGACGGCGAGACCTACGACGTCGGCGACGGCATGGTAATAATAGCTGCCATAACCAGCTGCACTAATACCAGCAACCCGACTAACCTAATAATGGCAGGTCTGCTGGCCAAGAAGGCCGTTGAGCGCGGCCTGAGGTCTAAGCCGTGGGTTAAGACGAGCAACGCCCCAGGCAGCAGGGTCGTCACGACCTACCTTGAGAGGCTCGGCCTGATGCCCTACCTTGAGGCCCTTGGCTTCCACATAACTGGCTACGGCTGCACTGTCTGCATTGGCAACACTGGCCCGCTGAGGAAGGAGGTCGAGGACTTCATAAAGGCTGAGAAGGTTTACACAGCTGCAGTGCTCAGCGGTAACAGGAACTTCGAGGGCAGGATACACCCGCTGGCCTCAGGGGCCTTCCTGGCGTCGCCCCCGCTCGTCGTCGCCTACGCCCTGGCTGGCAGGATAGACATAGACTTCAACAGGGAGCCCATAGGCTACGACCCCAACGGCGAGCCCGTGTACCTCAAGGACATATGGCCCTCTGCTGAGGACGTCGCTAAGTACGTGCAGGGAGCCCTCGACCCAAAGGAGTTCCAGGAGAAGTACAGCGACGTGTTTGAGGGCACGGAGGAGTGGATAAAGCTCGAGGCCCCGGCCAGCCCGACGTTCCAGTGGGACCCAAACAGCACCTATCTAAAGAGGCCGCCGTTCTTCGAGGGCATGACTGAGAGCCCGGAGCCGCTCAAGGACATAAGGGGCGCCAGGGTGCTCATTTATGCCCCAGACAGGATAAGCACGGACCACATAAGCCCCGCCGGGGCCATAAGCCCGAGCTCAAAGGCGGGTCAGTACCTCATGAGCCTTGGGGTGAAGCCCGAGGACCTCAACACGTGCGGCAGCAGGAGGGGCAACCACGAGGTCATGATGAGGTGCACTTTCGACAACCCCAAGTTCAAGAACCTGCTGACGCCTGACAAGGTGGGAGGCTACACAATATATTGGCCCACCAAAGAGGTCATGCACGTCTTTGACGCAGCCGTGAAGTACAGGCAGGCCGGCATACCAGTGATAGTGCTTGGCAGGGCGCAGTACGGCGTGGGGAGCAGCAGGGACTGGGCCGCGAAGGGACCGTACCTGCTGGGCGTCAAGGCCGTCATAGCTAAGAGCTTTGAGAGGATACACAGGAGCAACCTTGTCGGCATGGGCATAGTGCCTATAGAGTTCACGTCAGGTGAGGGACCCGATGAGCTAGGCCTCGACGGGAGCGAAACCTACGACATCATAGGGCTCTCAGACCTGACCCCTGGGAAGATACTTACCATAAGGGCCACCAAGCCCGACGGCAGGGTTATAGAGTTTAAAGCGAAGGCCAGGGTCGACACACCAATAGAGGTCGAGTACATAAGGCACGGCGGCATACTGCACTACATGCTCAGGAAGCTGGCGGAGGAGGCCAAGGAAAAGGGAGGCAAACGTTAG
- a CDS encoding hydrogenase maturation nickel metallochaperone HypA: MVVIVKLRCPHCGYVWDYKGKKMYYATCPNCLRKVNIQKNRVE, translated from the coding sequence GTGGTAGTGATTGTAAAGCTGCGGTGCCCGCACTGCGGCTACGTCTGGGACTACAAGGGAAAGAAGATGTACTACGCCACCTGCCCCAACTGCCTGAGGAAGGTAAACATTCAGAAGAACAGGGTGGAGTGA
- a CDS encoding RNA-guided endonuclease TnpB family protein has product MLTGGEGALTVTVRMKVSPEPESQQALLDLMRRYRDALNYSVRTLIASRALSLTKAHRLLYSTLRERYGLPARVAQDCYREAIAIARSWLKNPRRGSTPTVKGLSMWLTHGLGYRVKGDHVELAGSYRLRVIGWDRRYDDFPNREARLVFRDGRFDLYVAKRVPRPAKYAPKGVLAVDVNERQIVVGNSSVEQRIETPVERALRYRRLAERLQGKYSSPKYSAWRRRSGVRRRVRHFHRKARNIIEDWARRTAHIIVSLAKQSQLAVAREDLTGLVESLRELPKSHRTALIALGYRRLGFWLDWQAEKGGVPLFVVEPAGTSSTCPRCGTKLVEVGYRRLRCPNCGLEADRDSIAVLNIEGRALGKMGGSLASPTAPQMTTA; this is encoded by the coding sequence ATGCTCACGGGCGGTGAGGGAGCGCTAACCGTGACCGTGAGGATGAAGGTTAGCCCCGAGCCCGAAAGCCAGCAGGCCTTGCTGGACCTAATGAGGAGGTACAGGGACGCCCTCAACTACTCGGTAAGGACGCTGATAGCGAGCAGGGCCCTGAGCCTCACTAAGGCCCACAGGCTCCTGTACAGCACCCTGAGGGAGAGGTACGGCCTGCCAGCCAGGGTCGCCCAGGACTGCTACAGGGAGGCCATAGCCATAGCCAGGTCGTGGCTTAAGAACCCGAGAAGGGGCAGTACGCCCACAGTTAAGGGCCTGAGTATGTGGCTGACGCACGGACTGGGCTACAGGGTCAAGGGCGACCACGTGGAGCTGGCAGGGAGTTACAGGCTCAGAGTCATCGGCTGGGACAGGAGGTATGACGACTTCCCTAATAGGGAGGCCAGGCTCGTATTTAGGGACGGCAGGTTTGACCTTTATGTAGCTAAGCGTGTGCCTAGGCCAGCAAAGTACGCCCCTAAGGGGGTGCTTGCCGTTGATGTAAATGAGAGGCAGATAGTCGTGGGCAACTCAAGCGTTGAGCAAAGGATAGAGACGCCCGTTGAGAGGGCCCTGCGCTACAGGAGGCTTGCTGAAAGGCTTCAGGGGAAGTACTCCTCCCCCAAATACAGCGCCTGGCGCAGGAGGAGCGGCGTAAGGAGGAGGGTAAGGCACTTCCACAGGAAGGCCAGGAACATCATAGAGGACTGGGCCAGGAGGACGGCTCATATAATCGTGTCGCTAGCAAAACAAAGCCAGCTGGCGGTAGCCAGGGAGGACCTCACGGGGCTGGTGGAGAGCCTAAGGGAGCTCCCGAAGAGCCATAGGACCGCCCTAATTGCGCTCGGCTACAGGAGGCTGGGGTTCTGGTTAGACTGGCAGGCCGAGAAGGGCGGCGTGCCGCTGTTCGTAGTTGAACCCGCTGGCACATCCTCAACGTGTCCAAGGTGCGGTACTAAGCTAGTGGAGGTTGGCTATCGCAGGCTCAGGTGCCCTAACTGCGGCCTTGAGGCCGACAGGGACAGCATAGCCGTGCTTAACATTGAGGGGAGGGCGCTTGGCAAGATGGGGGGATCTCTGGCCTCCCCGACTGCCCCCCAAATGACAACAGCATAG
- the deoC gene encoding deoxyribose-phosphate aldolase has protein sequence MTDLSLMRLIDHTLLKPYSTLEDVRRVFNEAVSFGCHSICVNPVYVSLARSLVDDAGAYLKVCSVIDFPFGSMDTESRVQAIVRTAANGADEVDVVAPITLVKSSRWAEVARDLRRVVRAAHGEGLVIKVIVEDAYTTRDEKLKLYETVATSGADFIKTSTGFEDREYASSIGNMPGAQADNVRLMAEVANRYNPSLGIKAAGGIRTLRQVQELLEASGRPPDPSRFRIGTSAAASIWRDLSSGRA, from the coding sequence ATGACTGACCTGAGCCTCATGAGGCTCATCGACCACACGCTGCTCAAGCCCTACTCAACGCTTGAAGACGTGAGGAGGGTCTTCAACGAAGCCGTCAGCTTCGGCTGCCACTCGATCTGCGTGAACCCAGTTTACGTGAGCCTTGCCAGGAGCCTAGTGGACGACGCAGGGGCCTACCTGAAGGTATGCTCGGTCATAGACTTTCCCTTTGGATCCATGGACACGGAGTCCAGGGTACAGGCCATAGTTAGGACTGCCGCTAACGGGGCAGATGAAGTGGATGTAGTAGCGCCCATCACGCTGGTTAAGTCGAGCCGCTGGGCCGAGGTGGCCAGGGACTTGAGGAGGGTTGTGAGGGCTGCCCACGGGGAGGGCCTAGTAATAAAGGTCATAGTGGAGGACGCGTACACCACGAGGGACGAGAAGCTGAAGCTCTATGAGACCGTTGCCACCTCAGGGGCCGACTTCATAAAGACCAGCACAGGCTTTGAGGACAGGGAGTACGCGTCGTCTATAGGAAACATGCCAGGGGCCCAGGCAGACAACGTAAGGCTTATGGCAGAGGTTGCAAACAGGTACAACCCCTCCCTTGGAATAAAGGCCGCCGGCGGCATAAGGACCCTGAGGCAGGTACAAGAGCTCCTTGAGGCCTCTGGAAGGCCACCGGACCCCTCAAGGTTTAGGATTGGCACGAGCGCGGCGGCCTCCATATGGAGGGACTTAAGCTCAGGCAGAGCTTGA
- a CDS encoding FAD-linked oxidase C-terminal domain-containing protein, which yields MERSKTVKELLDELGEEKVIADRNVVGLYSREPDGLTAQAEAVVFPSTPQEVSRVVATCYANDTPIYPQGSSSSLSGNAVPLNGGIVLSLERMSSILDVSLVDSTTDVEPGVRIDDLNVELSKRGYMFPVDPASQAVATVGGSINNGAGGMRGAKYGTMKDWVNGLEVVLADEAGTRLELGCRTVKCREGYDLVRLIVGSEGTLAVVTRATLRIAPLPEKVVTALAFFDDIESLMKAYISIKSSRVQPYIAEFMDAPTVEMASQAVSLPFEAKGDMLLVSLESTPESSERHLRWLEDLMRSSGARGVYTAESEAEAEPLYQLRRSLFPAQVNMFRREGRPFQLFIEDIVVPPSRVPDAIRALRSLDSKYGITSSLGGHIGDGNLHPAIGFDPTDPESSKAAAQWFDDVVDVALRLGGAVSAEHGIGIIKREALRRAVGERQLGLMRAIKAAFDPRGILNPGKLFSDKKGYN from the coding sequence TTGGAGCGCTCAAAGACGGTTAAGGAGCTCCTTGACGAGCTCGGCGAGGAGAAGGTAATAGCTGACAGGAACGTGGTGGGCCTTTACTCCAGGGAGCCGGACGGCCTCACGGCCCAGGCCGAGGCTGTAGTCTTCCCCTCGACGCCCCAGGAGGTCAGCAGGGTGGTGGCCACCTGCTACGCTAATGACACGCCAATATACCCGCAGGGGAGCTCGAGCAGCCTCTCAGGCAACGCTGTCCCGCTCAATGGGGGCATAGTCCTCAGCCTTGAGAGGATGTCGTCGATACTTGACGTCAGCCTCGTTGACTCAACGACTGACGTGGAGCCCGGCGTCAGGATAGATGACCTGAACGTGGAGCTCTCAAAGCGCGGCTACATGTTCCCGGTAGACCCGGCCAGCCAGGCGGTAGCAACCGTGGGCGGGTCAATAAACAACGGGGCGGGCGGCATGAGGGGAGCTAAGTACGGTACAATGAAGGACTGGGTCAACGGCCTTGAGGTGGTCTTAGCTGACGAGGCCGGCACAAGGCTCGAGCTTGGCTGCCGCACTGTAAAGTGCAGGGAGGGCTACGATCTCGTGAGGCTCATAGTTGGCAGCGAGGGCACCCTAGCCGTAGTCACAAGGGCTACCTTAAGGATAGCCCCGTTGCCTGAGAAGGTTGTCACGGCGTTGGCCTTCTTCGACGACATAGAGTCCCTCATGAAGGCATACATATCAATAAAGTCAAGCAGGGTCCAGCCCTACATAGCCGAGTTCATGGATGCCCCAACTGTTGAGATGGCATCACAGGCGGTTAGCCTGCCCTTCGAGGCAAAGGGCGACATGCTCCTTGTAAGCCTCGAGAGCACCCCGGAGAGCTCTGAGAGGCACCTCAGGTGGCTCGAGGACCTCATGAGGTCATCAGGGGCCAGGGGTGTCTACACTGCTGAGAGCGAAGCTGAGGCCGAGCCGCTCTACCAGCTCAGGAGGTCCCTCTTCCCCGCCCAGGTGAACATGTTCAGGAGGGAGGGCAGGCCCTTCCAGCTCTTCATCGAGGACATAGTGGTGCCGCCCTCCAGGGTGCCTGATGCAATAAGGGCCCTGAGGTCGCTTGACTCAAAGTACGGCATAACGTCGTCGCTAGGCGGCCACATAGGCGACGGGAACCTGCACCCGGCCATAGGCTTCGACCCCACAGACCCTGAGTCCTCAAAGGCTGCGGCCCAGTGGTTTGATGATGTCGTTGACGTTGCATTGAGACTTGGAGGGGCTGTGAGCGCTGAGCACGGCATAGGCATAATCAAGAGGGAGGCCCTCAGGAGGGCCGTGGGGGAGAGGCAGCTGGGGCTCATGAGGGCCATAAAGGCAGCCTTCGACCCGAGGGGCATACTCAACCCAGGCAAGCTCTTCAGTGACAAAAAGGGTTACAACTGA